TTGTTGCTCGAGAATGAGATTCTTGAGTCCAAAAAGCACTACAACAACATTTCAAAACTGATCCAAACTACGAGTACCCACGAAGATGAACCCGAGGCGGCGACCCTGGCTTGTGTGGCCCTATGCAGGGTCTTTGTGAGACTCCTCTCCGCAGGAGCTCTCGTCCCCAGGAAGGGTCTGCCAGAGAAGGAAGCGGTCGTTGTGCAGTGGCTCAAGGAACGATATTTTGAGTACAAGAGTGTGCTTGTCTCTCTTCTTGCCGAGGAGAATCTGGCGCCGACAATGCTGACGCTAGCCTTGCGGTGTCTCAAGGCCGAAGCCCAGCACCTCTATGAGAAGGAAGAGTACATCTTCCCTCAAAACTTTCTCGAGCAGATCGTTGCGGGTCTTCTGGGCTCGGACAGCGATGATGCGCGCGCCGAGTTTGTAGAGAAGTATTTGACTCAATACGACGACATTCGCTTTTTCACTTTGAAGGCTATCAAGTAAGTGTGGGAGGGGACATGTCTTCAGCTCGTGTAAACTGACACGGTACAGGTCTCTGACTGAGACGCCTGGCTCTCTACCGCACGACGAGCTTTTTGATGATGCTTTTGAGTTGCTCTCAAACATCGGCGACGTACCAACAGAACTGGGTAACTTCTATGTCGagaagccgaagaagaagtcgcATAACGTCAACTCCCTTCACCAACACAAGAAGCAAGGCCAGGACGCCTGGCTCGCGGTACTCAAGCTTGCAGCGACAAGAGAGCAGCGGAAGCAGGTGCTGGACGTCATGTCTAACGAGATTGCACCCTGGTTCATCCGGCCGGAGTTGCTGGCCGACTTCCTCACAGACTCGTACGATGCGGGCGGTTCGATTTCGCTACTTGCTCTGTCAGGTGTCTTCTACCTTATCAAAGAGCGCAACCTCGATTACCCGTCGTTCTACACAAAGCTTTACTCCCTTCTAGACAGCGAGATCCTGCATTCGAAGCACCGCTCTAGGTTCTTCCGGCTGATGGACACATTCCTGTCTTCGACTCATTTGCCAGCGGTGCTGGTGGCAAGTTTTATTAAAAGACTGGCACGTTTGAGCTTGAACGCTCCCCCGAGTGCCATCGTCTTTGTAGTACCTTGGATGTACAACATTCTCAAGAGGCACCCACTCTGCACGTTCATGATCCACAGGGAGACGAGAGACCCGGAGGCCAAGGCGCTCATGGAGAAgcagggcgtcgatgacCCGTTTGTGGCCGACGAGGCTGATCCGGCGGAGACGCACGCCATTGATAGTTGTCTTTGGGAGATCGTGCAGCTGCAGTCGCACTACCACCCCAACGTAGCGACGATTGCCAAGATCATGTCGGAGCAGTTTACCAAGCAGTCCTACAACATCGAGGACTTCCTTGATCACTCATACGGCAGTGTAAGTGAAAATTCGTGACCAACGAAAGACGGTATCAATTTGCTGACGATTCCCTAGTTGCTCGAGGCCGAAATGAGCAAGCAGGTCCGGAAGCCTCCCGTTCTCGAGTTCCAGATTCCCAAGAAGGTGTTCCTCCCGAACGACCCAGAGTCTGGGTTCCAGGACAATCTAGTGACGAAGTTGTGGAACTTCGAGTGAGGCTCGTAATGAGGGTCCAAAAAGCATGGGGTGGCATAGAGATGACAGCGGTCGACGCACGACGCGCTTCTTTGTACGAAAAATTGGCATTTGATATCCGGGCGCGGCATGGAGACaggtatatatatatatatatatatatatatatgtattGTTCAAAAGTTTAGGTATGCCTGCTGTCCATACAAGGCGCTCATTTGAATAAATCATGGCATAAAACAACCTGGTAAACAGCAAGGAGTCTTGTAGCACGTGGCGATAGAGGCTTCAAGCCCCAAAGTGGGAAGAAGCTTCTGGCGGACAAAGCTTCATCTAGTACTATCCAGTGTTTTCAGCGCCTACCCAGGTAACGATGTGATGAGCAATCCAACTGCTTCTTTGTGTATCCTGGCCGCCTTCATCTCTGAGTTATACGACTGGCCGCATGGGGTTGCGGTGCTGTCCAAGTGCTAGACCCGCGCAGCGAGAGAGCATATGCATCATGATGAATTACACGCAAGAGGGAACGGAAGAAAAAGGTTCCGTCCCGTGGAGTGGCATGTTACTTAGTTAAATGGCATGCACTCGTTGGAGGTCTCAGACCTTTGACGTGCTGTATCGTAGCATAGACCGCTTTCTAAAGATTGAGGCAGTTGGCTTTGCCCTTAACTCTCCTCACCTACTTGGTCCTACCCGGCAGAAACATGGAAAGTCAGTCTTGATCTGTCATGAACCTAGCTCCGGCTGCAACCGCTGCTTCTGCATCAATTTTGTATGACATGCCAGCCCGAAGGTAGTCACTCCGGACAACTTCTAACCTTGTCATTATTGTTGTTACTACTTTGCACATTTTTGTGTTTGTACTTGTTTACGTAGCTCAGACAGACTCTGTCGGTGCTATCTATGGGAACCCTCCTGTTCTTGAACGTAGCCAGTTCCAAGCTACCTACCCAGGTCGGGATAGGAGGTGTCGGCTGCTCAGGTACCATACTCACCTGATCCAATCGATGGGGTGGGATAATCGGCGCCCAGACAGCGGTTCCAAAAGGTTTCCCCAGATTTGAAGGTCGTGTGCCCACCTGCCGGAAGCGATGGGCCTTGAGGGGCGGTGAGGATGAGCGGTCACCCGGGCTAAGCTCCGGGACCCGGGACTTGCGACAGCCTGAAGAAGGCATGTGGAGTGGGCGCCTGGCCAGCGTCATGCGTTCAAGGAAGAGCGTGGTCAGTCGAGAACGCCTGGAGAAAACTGCGTACCCACGCTGCGCGACACCTGTCACCCTAGAGGGAGGTGCCCGTCTGGTGCGATGAGCAACGCTCGAAATCCACTGTGGGTTTGGTAACTGTGGCTCACCTCACACTTGACCCAGAGCCCAGAGCTTCGGCGCCTGATGGAATTGGAGTCTGAGCTCTGAGGAGCTGCTCTCGGATCTCCCAACGATCAACGGAGGCCAATGGAAGAAACCGAAGCATCAGGGGCGGGGTCTCAGTGTGCGTGCGTGCTCAAAGCAGCTTAGCCCAGTGATTAGACTTGCTGGGTTGTTCCACCTTCCACTGACATCACCGAGAGCAACGGATGGATGCATCAACTTTATCTTCCACTCTCCAATTCCAACCCGATCGGCAGACTTTTATCTCTCAGGACTCCAGCACGCAATGATTGCGCCGCATTGCCTTGTTTGATAGTCCTATCATACCGCCAGCTGTTGGACTGGATTGTATTTCCTGAGTCTTTCGAATTTCTTTAGCGGCCCCTCTGCACCTTCCAACCATTGCAaaatacctacctacacaATCTCCGGTCCCAGTCCCTGCAGGGCCGTCTGTCTCTGTTTACCAGTCGAGCTTCCATCCTTCCGGTCCACTCAAAAACACAAAAAATCAGCGGAAATCCACCCCCAGCTTGCCCGCAGTCGTTCTGTTCTTCACGTGGCTTCAGCAACCCCCGTCGCCACCCAACCTCCCAGGGAGGTCGGCCCACGACTAATTCCCTGGTCTGGTGTCAGTCTACTCGAgtctcgacgccgacctACAGGCACCTCCACTATCTCACACTCTTCAAACATCTTGGTGTGACACATTGTCGCCATCATGTCTGGCAGTCCATTCCAACCCATGGCCGCCCATTTGCAGGCGTCGACGCCCCGAAGACCATCCATGAACCCAGGCTCGAGCTCGgcaacaccaccgccaccggcAACACCCTCAAGCAATGCAGACCGGACTGATCCAAACGGACAGCACCAACAGCCACGTCGGCGCAAGAATCACCGAGGGggggccaagaagaagcgcaaccGCCGTAAATCTTTCGCCGTCTTGCCCGAGGAGTCGCACGACGAAGCCCCCGATCCCGCACCTGAGCGCGAGGACTTCTACCGTCAGCGCACCAATCTGAGCAACACGAGCATCGAGAGTGAGGCGCTTTTGGATCATCGGTAAGTTGACCTATTCAAGGGTATCCATACAGACCGGAGACATGCTCACGTTA
The DNA window shown above is from Colletotrichum destructivum chromosome 2, complete sequence and carries:
- a CDS encoding Putative nucleolar complex protein, with product MTAKISGDGLKRKRIPNKEKSKKRVKSESESEAESSGDESNDPQAEILLLENEILESKKHYNNISKLIQTTSTHEDEPEAATLACVALCRVFVRLLSAGALVPRKGLPEKEAVVVQWLKERYFEYKSVLVSLLAEENLAPTMLTLALRCLKAEAQHLYEKEEYIFPQNFLEQIVAGLLGSDSDDARAEFVEKYLTQYDDIRFFTLKAIKSLTETPGSLPHDELFDDAFELLSNIGDVPTELGNFYVEKPKKKSHNVNSLHQHKKQGQDAWLAVLKLAATREQRKQVLDVMSNEIAPWFIRPELLADFLTDSYDAGGSISLLALSGVFYLIKERNLDYPSFYTKLYSLLDSEILHSKHRSRFFRLMDTFLSSTHLPAVLVASFIKRLARLSLNAPPSAIVFVVPWMYNILKRHPLCTFMIHRETRDPEAKALMEKQGVDDPFVADEADPAETHAIDSCLWEIVQLQSHYHPNVATIAKIMSEQFTKQSYNIEDFLDHSYGSLLEAEMSKQVRKPPVLEFQIPKKVFLPNDPESGFQDNLVTKLWNFE